DNA from Sorangium aterium:
GCATCGTCGGATCTTCTCCGGACATGGTTCCGGGCTACGCGGGGGCGGCGCCGCTCCGCGCCGAGCAGCGGGCGAGGGGCGTGGGGGGAGCACGGGCACCGCGAGCGAAGCCATGCGAAGCGCCGAGGGTTACGGGAGTTGCGCCGCGGGTCAAGCCTCTCCGCTCTCGCCCCGCTCGCCCTCCGGCGTTCCGGGCCGGAACCCGAGCGCGCGCGCCTGGGCTGGGCCGGTGTGGCGACGGCGCCAGACCACCGCGTCGAGCAGGTAATGGGTCGCCTGCGGCAGCGCGAGCAGCGGCACGAGCAGCGCCCGCGCGCGCGGCCCGAGGAGCGGCTCGTCCCCTGTCCGCGCGCCGCCGAAGAGCTCCGGCCGGTCGTGCCAGACGAGCCGGTCCCAGAGCATCTCCTCGACGAACGCGAGCGCCAGCGCGATCCCGAGGAAGGCGAGGAGCCCGGAGGCGAGGACCCGCGCGAGCAGCGAGCGCGGCGCCTCGCGGGCCCGCTCCCGGGCGTACGCGAAGACGAGCGCCATGTACGGGACCCCGTGGACGATCACGTTGGTCACCGTGAACTGGAAGTCGCTGTCGGTCGCGACGATGCCGACGTACCAGGTCGCCGCGGTCGTCGCGACGACGACGTGCTTGCCGAGGTTGAGCGGCGCGCGGTCGACGCAGGCCCGCTGGATCGCGCGGGCGACGTACGCGACGGCGAGCGCGGCGTACACCGCGCCGAGCGGGCCCACCGCGGCCGCGAGCCAGGGCGCGCTCACGAAATCGCCGTCCACGAACCACTGGAACGCGCGCGGGGGGTGGGCGTGCGCGTGCCAGTAAAGGAGCGGCCACCCCGTCGCCGCGTAGACGAGCGCGTCGTCGAGGAGGCGATCGACGCGCGAGCGCTCGCCCGCGAGCGCGCGGTAGATCGCGACCCACCCGACCTGCTGGCGGACGAAGTGGATCACGGCCACGTAGGCGAGCGCGCGCCAGAAGGCGAGCTCGGAGGCGAGGTGGAGCGCGACGCCGGCGGCGTAACAGGCGAGCGGAACGCCGGCGTAGAGCGCGGGGTGGCGGCGGAGCTCCTCCGGGTCGAGGTACGTGCGGAAGAGCGTCGTGTGCACGTGGGCCACGTCGACGCCGACCACGAAGAGCAGGAAGCCCCAGGCCGGGAGCGCGCCCCCCGTCGAGAGCGCGGCGAGGGCGAGGGCGACCGCCGCGGAGCCGCCGAACACCGCGAGGTCGACGCCGCGGCCCCACAGGAAGCCGCCGCGGGCCGCGCCGCGGGGCCCGGCCGGCAGCGCGCCAAGGAGGTCGGGCCCGGCCGAGGCCAACGCCGAGACCCGCGCGTCAGCCGTGGATGGCCGCGGAGATGATCCAGGCGAGGCCCAGGATCACCGAGCCGATCACGATCGCGAGCGCCGTGTTCTGGTCCTCCTCGATCTCCTTGCGGATGGAGAAGGGGGTGAGCTTGGTGATCAGCACGAACGCCAGCAGGAAGACGAGCAGCCCGACCGCGACGAAGACGAGCGTTCCGATGACGGCTTTGATCAAATTTTGAACGTCGGGCATCGGCGGTTCTCTCTGGGCGCGGGGCGGCGCGCGGCGCGCGCTCGTGACGTCGTGAGCTCGAGGGGCGTGAGCCTACGCGAGTCGGCCGGCAGGGTGAAGCGCGGTCGCTGCGCCGCGTCGCGTCCTCGACGCGCGCGCCCGGGCGGCGACGTGCTATCGCCCTGCGGTGTCCACGACCGTGCGCCGAACCCTGCCCCGCCGCGCCCTCACGGCCGCGCTCGCGGCGCTCGGCCTGCTCTGCGCAGGCGCGCCCCACCTCGCCGCAGCGGCGCCTCCGTCCGGCGAGCCGGCGCCGATCGCCGCCGCGCGGCCGGCTGGCCCGCGCCCGCAGGCGGCAGCGCGCCCGCAGCGCGCCTCGGCGCAGCGGGCGGGCGCTGCCGGGGCGCATCGCAAGCCGGCCGGTGGGCGCGCGCACGGCGGGGGCGCGCAGTCCGGCAAGGCGGCGGGCGTACCGGCCGGCAAGGCGGCGCACGCGCAGTCCGGCAAGGCGCTGCGCGGCGGTGGCGCGCCGAACGGCAAGGCGGCGCACGCGGCAGGGACGCCGAGGAGCGCCGCGGCGGCTCCGGCGGAAGCGCCGCTCGATCTCGCGTTGCCCGTCGAGCGGGTCACGCTGAAGAACGGGCTGCGCGTGGTGCTGAGCCCCGACGAGAGCTCGCCCACCGTCGCGGTGGCCGTGACGTACGACGTGGGCTCGCGCGACGAGCCGAGCGGCAGGAGCGGCGTGGCGCGCCTCGTGATGGACGTGATGGCCGGGAGCAGCCGCAGCCTGCCGGCGGGCGAGCCCCAGCGCCTCGTCGCCGAGCGCGGCGGCGAGCTCCACGCCGAGGCGGACGTCGATCGCACCACCTACACGGCGGTGGCGCCCGCGAACGAGCTCGCGCTGGCGCTGTGGCTCGAGGCCGATCGCATG
Protein-coding regions in this window:
- a CDS encoding DUF350 domain-containing protein, with protein sequence MPDVQNLIKAVIGTLVFVAVGLLVFLLAFVLITKLTPFSIRKEIEEDQNTALAIVIGSVILGLAWIISAAIHG